In the genome of Aequorivita sp. H23M31, the window TCGTTCAATATATTTTTCCTGAGACCAATAACGTATTCCGAGGAAGCTTTTTTTCCGAAGTAATAATCGAGATATAGATTTTCTGCATAACAGGTAAATCCTTCATGCACCCACATATCGGCAACATCTTTATTTGTTATGTTATTGGCGAACCATTCATGGGCGCTTTCGTGAATAATTATAAAATCGAATTTCAATCCCCAACCAGAACCGGAAAGATCTTTACCCAAGTAGCCATTTTTGAAGCCGTTTCCGTAAGTTATACTGCTTTGGTGTTCCATTCCCAAATATGGAGCTTCAACCAGTTTATAACCATCTTCGTAAAAGGGATATGGTCCAAACCAATATTCGAAAGCTTTTAACATCTTGGGGACTTGGTTAAACTGCTGCTTTGCTTTTGCCTCATTTTCGCGTATTGCATAATAATTGAGATCAAGTGGCCCTTTTTCTCCTCTAAACGTTTCAGCCCAATGGATATAATCTCCAATATTTATATTTACGCCGTACGTATTAATTGGATTTACAACTTCCCACAACCAAGTTTTGGTTTTCTTATTTTCTGTTACTTTTTTTAATTTTCCATTGCTTACATCCATTAAGTCTTTTGGAGCAGTAACCGCTATAGTAACCCCACGGTCGGGTTCGTCTGAGGGATGATCCTTTAAGGGCCACCATACACTAGCTCCAATTCCCTGATTAGAGTTTGCTATAAAATCGTTGCCGTTGCTGTCTTTGATCCACGTAAATCCTCCATCCCAAGGTGGACGCTTTGCAACTTTAGGTTTTCCCGAAAAATAAATGGTCAATTCATATTCCTTACCTTTTATTTGAGGTTGTTGAAGATTTAAAAAATGTGCATTTCCATCATTTTTGACAGATAATTCCTTTCCATTTTGGGTTGCTTTTTCAATCTTCATTGGAACTTGAAGATCAATTTGCATAATATTTTTCGAATCAATTACTTTATAGGTAATTGTATTACTTCCTTTGATGCTTTGTATGGATGGGTTTACCGTAATATTTAGGTCATAATGCATTACGTCCCACCAAGCCCGTTCTGGAGTAATACTTCCACGTAATGTGTCCGCTCTGGTATATTCTTGAGCTGAAACGGACAAGCTGATAAATAAAATGATAAGATATAGATGGTTTTTCATTTCATTTTTTTATAAAAATACCAAAAAAGAAGAGCAGACAATCTAAGAAAGAAAAAAACCTAAGTAATGGATGGATTTTAAAATTTGTTGATCAGTTTAATTCATTCACGAAAGCGACGCTGTGGCAAGCAACGATAGCTGCTGTCTCCGTTCTCAATCTACTTTCACCCAAGGTAACCGGTGAAAAACCATTTTTCTTTGCTAATTGGATTTCCTCGGGAGAAAAATCACCTTCTGGTCCAATCAATATCGTGATATTTTTCTTGGGAGTTAATAATGATTTTAATGACTTTTTATCCGTATTCTCACAATGGGCTATAAACTTCATTGTTTTTGGAAATTCGGAATTCATGAAATCCGTAAAAGAGATTACTTCATTCAATGTAGGTATATATGCCTTTAAGGATTGTTTCATTGCACTCTGAATGATTTTTTCATATCGCTCCAGTTTAATGGTCTTTCGTTCGCTATGGTCACAAATTAGAGGGGTGATTTCAGAAATTCCAATTTCGGTAGCCTTTTCTAAAAACCATTCGTATCTATCATTCAATTTTGTTGGTGCGACAGCTAAATGAAGGTGGTATTTCATTGGCTCAAGAATCTCTTGTGATAAGATTTGAGCTATACACTCTTTTGGTTGGGCACTAATAATTTCTGCCTCAAATATCAACCCTTTTCCATTGGTAATCTTGAAACAATCTCCTTCTTTCATTCGTAAAACCCTCACAATGTGTTTGCTTTCTTCCTTGTCAAAAGTTACTTGCTTTTCAGAATCTAATATATTGGGATTGTAGAAAAGTTGCATTTTTTTTAGATTTAATTGGGGTGGGGTAATTTCATTTTTTCGGTAAATAGCAATTTATCGAATATACGTTTCTTTTCAAGACTGAAGTAACAATCAAAATTTCATTCGCGCTGATGCAATGACACTGTTTTTGGCAAAATTATGATTTTTATATTTCAATTCACCTACTATTGCAATCATGGCAGCATTGTCAGTACAGAATTCAAATTTTGGGATGTGTGTTTTCCATCCGTATTTTTTTTCGGCTCCTTTTAAAGCTTCCCGAATACCAGAATTAGCCGAAACCCCACCGCCAATTGCAATTTCCTTTATCCCTGTTTGTTTAACGGCATTTTTGAGCTTGTCCATTAAATATTCTACAATAGTAAATTGAATACTGGCGCAGATATCAGCAATATTTTCAGAAATAAAATTGGGGTTTTTATGAGTTTCTTTTTCAACGAAATAGAGTATCGACGTTTTTAAACCACTAAAACTAAAATCCATCGGACCAACCTTCGGTTTTGGAAATTTAAAAGCCTTTGGATTTCCTATTTGCGCATATTTATCCACCAAAGGCCCTCCAGGATAGGGAAGACCTAATATCTTTGCGCTCTTATCGTAGGCTTCTCCCACGGCATCATCAATAGTTTGGCCAATAATTTCCATCTCAAAATAGTCAGTTACCTTTACAATTTGGGTATGCCCACCACTAATGGTCAAAGCCAGAAACGGAAAATTTGGGGGAGTTTGGCCATCGATTTTTATAAAATGCGCCAAAATATGAGCTTGAAGATGGTCCACATCAATCAATGGGATTCCCAAACCTAAAGCCAGGGATTTTGAAAAGGAGGTTCCCACCAATAATGAGCCCATTAAGCCAGGACCGCGAGTAAATGCAATAGCAGATAAATGATTTTTGTCGATATTTGCCTTGCGTAAAGCTTGGTGCACTACAGGAACGATATTTTGTTGGTGCGCCCGCGAGGCGAGCTCAGGAACAACACCTCCATATTGTTCATGAATTTCTTGAGTGGCAACAACATTGCTGAGTATTCTTCCGTTGTTGATAACGGCCGCTGCCGTGTCATCACAGGAAGATTCAATACCAAGAATATAGCAGTCTTTTTGCTTCAAAGCAGGGAAATTTTTAGGAGGGGTAAAATTAAAACATTAAAAGCGTATCAAAAAACTTCGCAAAATAATACTTCGAATCTTTGCATTCTTTGTACTGCTGTTACTGCTTTTGATTATAGTTTTTTCAATACCATCAGTTCAAACCTGGGCAGCGAAAAAAGTTACTGACAATCTTAATGAAACTTATGGTACTGATATCAATATAAAACGGATTGGCTTGAACTGGAAAGGTGAGGTTGATATACGCGATGTATATATTGCAGACCATCACCAAGACACCCTAATTTACAGTCACGAATTACAAACAAATATCCTCAATTTTCCCAACCTCATCCACGGCAGGTTGGGCTTTGGTAAAATAGCACTTAATAATGCCAAGCTTTACGTGAAAACTTATAAAGATGAAGAGACGGATAATCTTTCGATTTTTGCGCAAAAGTTTGAAACGGGAAAGGAGCCAACTTCTCCATTTTGGCTATTTAGCAATGAAGTAATCGCCAGAAATACTCTTGTAAAAGTAGTCGATGAAAATCACGATAATCCCGAAATTCTTAAATTTACAAAGGTTAATGTACACGCAAAAAATTTCAATGTCGATGACTCTGATATAAAGGGGAATATTGTTGGCTTATCACTTAACTCCAGCTGGGGTTTAAATATCCAAGACCTAAAAGGTGATTTTCTATATTCTTCTACAAATATTACACTGAAAAAGATGCGACTCGAAACTTTGGAGTCGCAGATTATTGGAGATATCGATCTCGATTTTTCAAAAAACGGAATGGCAGATTTTGCAAATGAGGTGTTAATAACAGCAAATCTCGAAAATTCCGAGATTTCAACGAACGATCTGAATCACTTCTATAATGAATTTGGTCCAGATCAATTGTTTTTCGTGAATACGCATTTAGTAGGAACTCTTAATGATTTTTCTACTGACAATCTAACATTGGAATCCTCCGACACTCACATACAGGGAGATTTTGCTTTTAAGAATCTTCTCGATCCCGATAATGGTTTCAGTATCACCGCAAGAAACCATCAGATCACTACAAACTATTTTGATTTGAGACGTTTTATGCCACAGCTTTTAGGTGAGGTTATTCCAGGTGAGCTTAAACAACTGGGAAGATTTAATTTCACCGGTAATACTTCCATTATTAATGATGAGGTTATAACCAAAAGCTATTTATCTAGTGCTATCGGTCAAGTGAATGTGGATTTGAAAATAGGAAATATACAGGATATAAATAATGCATATTATAACGGAAATGTAGTACTCCGTAATTTTAATCTGGGAAAAATATCCAAAACCACCTCAATAGGAAAGATTTCCGGTAATCTTAATTTTGATGGACGTGGATTTAGGCAGGAGAATGTCAATACCGAAATAACGGGTTCCATTTCCTCGTTCGCCTTTGAGGGGTATAATTACCAAAAAATAAAGGTTTCTGGAAACTTAAAAAATCCACTTTTTAATGGGGAATTATCTATAGATGATCCGAATTTAAAAATGGAATTTATGGGCATAATAGATGCTTCTACTGATAATAACAAACTAGATTTCGAACTAGATGTAGATTTTGCCGAATTGAATAAGTTAAATCTCGTTACTCGGGATAGCATTTCGGTTTTCACTGGTAAAGTCGTTGTAGATATGGAAGGGAAAACAATAGACGATGTTGAGGGAACTATTAATTTCAATCAAACATTTTATCAAAATGAACGTGATTATTTCTATTTCGATGATTTTACCATTACCTCATTCTTTGATGAGAAAGTGCGCACAATTAAAATTAATTCGCCAGATATCATTAATGGGCAGATTTCAGGTGAATTTTTGATTGAGGATATTCCAAACCTTTTCCAAAATGGAGTTGCCAGTATTTATGCCAATTATATTCCGAGAGAAGTAACCACTAACCAATATATTAATTATGAGTTTGTGGTGTATAATAAAATTGTGGATGTATTTGTTCCGCAATTAAAGTTGGGAGATAATACAAAGATTAAGGGCGCGGTATTTTCAGATAAATCGAAATTCGAACTC includes:
- the tsaD gene encoding tRNA (adenosine(37)-N6)-threonylcarbamoyltransferase complex transferase subunit TsaD → MKQKDCYILGIESSCDDTAAAVINNGRILSNVVATQEIHEQYGGVVPELASRAHQQNIVPVVHQALRKANIDKNHLSAIAFTRGPGLMGSLLVGTSFSKSLALGLGIPLIDVDHLQAHILAHFIKIDGQTPPNFPFLALTISGGHTQIVKVTDYFEMEIIGQTIDDAVGEAYDKSAKILGLPYPGGPLVDKYAQIGNPKAFKFPKPKVGPMDFSFSGLKTSILYFVEKETHKNPNFISENIADICASIQFTIVEYLMDKLKNAVKQTGIKEIAIGGGVSANSGIREALKGAEKKYGWKTHIPKFEFCTDNAAMIAIVGELKYKNHNFAKNSVIASARMKF
- a CDS encoding M1 family metallopeptidase, which gives rise to MKNHLYLIILFISLSVSAQEYTRADTLRGSITPERAWWDVMHYDLNITVNPSIQSIKGSNTITYKVIDSKNIMQIDLQVPMKIEKATQNGKELSVKNDGNAHFLNLQQPQIKGKEYELTIYFSGKPKVAKRPPWDGGFTWIKDSNGNDFIANSNQGIGASVWWPLKDHPSDEPDRGVTIAVTAPKDLMDVSNGKLKKVTENKKTKTWLWEVVNPINTYGVNINIGDYIHWAETFRGEKGPLDLNYYAIRENEAKAKQQFNQVPKMLKAFEYWFGPYPFYEDGYKLVEAPYLGMEHQSSITYGNGFKNGYLGKDLSGSGWGLKFDFIIIHESAHEWFANNITNKDVADMWVHEGFTCYAENLYLDYYFGKKASSEYVIGLRKNILNDRPIIGHYNVDGRGSSDIYYKGANILHTIRQLIDNDKKWRKILRGLNQEFYHQTVTTKQVEEYISAKSGMNLNVFWNQYLRTTTIPEVEYKVESKTLKYRYVDILENFEMPVIAVLNGKEVWIHPTAEWKTLEIHQTLKSVEIKKDFYVNSKEIKANTFPK
- a CDS encoding 16S rRNA (uracil(1498)-N(3))-methyltransferase, translating into MQLFYNPNILDSEKQVTFDKEESKHIVRVLRMKEGDCFKITNGKGLIFEAEIISAQPKECIAQILSQEILEPMKYHLHLAVAPTKLNDRYEWFLEKATEIGISEITPLICDHSERKTIKLERYEKIIQSAMKQSLKAYIPTLNEVISFTDFMNSEFPKTMKFIAHCENTDKKSLKSLLTPKKNITILIGPEGDFSPEEIQLAKKNGFSPVTLGESRLRTETAAIVACHSVAFVNELN